The DNA segment CTGTGGTGTGGAGCCACAATTAGCCAGTGTCTGATTGTTAGTGCCTGGCAGCATGCTGGGCCGATAGCAGGGAACTCAGTGTAGGTTTGCTGAGGAGGCAAGAACAACATTCCAGGGCTGTAAGGCCCCGCGGGATGCACGACCCTGTACTTGCATGGATGAACTGTACAGGGGAGCTAACCTGGGAACAGAACTAAACTGCTAACGTTCGCCCCGCTCTCTGTCACATGGGAACAACATTCTTGACTTTTACTCAAGCCAGTAGGACCAATGAGgatttcattataaaaatcagAGGACAGGAGTTGGGGGGAGAAAGGATGgatggaaagattgaagaagaGAGCTGACAAATGGAATCGAAAGACACCTGGAGTGGCTAGAGGGATGAGAACGACATGAGCCAGTGGCTGGGAAGGATTAGAGATACATGGAAGGATTCAATGCAGGTTAGACAGCTACTGTAAAAGAAGGAACCAGATGTGATAGAGCCCTGAGAAAATCGGGTCCTCTAGAAAACTGCTATAATAATTCCTCTTAAAGAAATAGCCTCGAGACGTCCCCTGACAATTGGCCCAGTGGGTACACTCAGAAGAACAAAGGAAGTACAGAAGAGTGTGTCTCCCTCACCAAGCAGGCTGCTGAGGTGGTGGATCTTCTCCAGGGCAGCTGGGACTTCAGCCTCCTTGTCCACCAGCGCCTCTACCTCACCCACAGCGTAGCCAAAGTCAGCTGTATCCAGGTCCACCCTGAGCAGCCGCTCCTCTCCGTCAGCTCCGGACAGCACCAGTTTCCAGGCACTGCGCTTCGTCACAAAACTAGCTACTAACTGCAGCCCCAAGGGGCCCAACACAGCAGCCACGCCCCCAGCCCCCGGGACCACAGCCCCCAGCACCTCACACAGCTGGACCACAATTGAAGGCTCAGCTGTGAGTTCCGTGTACTCAGTGTGGGGTCCTGAGACACTTGCCGCTCCGGGACATTTGAGCTCCCATCCACTGCCTTCTCGCTGTCGCAGCCAGTAATCAGCTCGCATGAGGCTCAACTCAGGGGTGTCATAGTAGCTGTCTCGAAAAGTGACTCGGTGCTCCAGGGTACCCCCCAACTCCTGCAGCCGCTCCTCTGTGCCGGGCCCGGGGACGAACTTTCGCTCCACTTCAATCAGGCCCTGGGCCATGCTACCTGCAATCAGTCAATCAACAAACACTGATGAGCTCCCGAAGATCCCTCCCCGCGGAAGAACTTGTGAGGGGCACACACCGTCGCGGGGCTGTCTGTCGGAGGTCCTTCCTCCTTCTGTGATGGTTGGCCCTGTCTGTCTCTGATGTTTTTAACGGCTCAGCAACAGGCACAGGTCTCCAGTTAGATCCTTTCTGCTGCTGATGTCCTAAATCCAAAGGATTCCCTGGGAAATCCAAAGGGCTCTCTAGAAAGCAAGCCGTGTAGCGGGTGTCCTTTCAACGCCCCTCCCTCGACATATGCTACCCCGGGAGTACCCGCCGATCCCCCTAGGGCACCGACCCCCGGAGCCTCGGGTCTCACCTGAAAGCCCAAGGGTCTCCCTCTCGCGGGACCTGGAGTAAGGGGAAGGAAACCCACGCCACGCCCGCGAGGAATGCCGGAAGCAGTCCCTGGTTCCGGACCTCGGCCCGGTTCTCTGCGCAAGGGGGAGGCCCCGGCACAAGCGGCCATATTAGGCCCGATGTAGCGATGCCGAGGGCAGGGTTGGGCCGAGAAGCCTGCTAAGTTATGAGGGGCCGCAACCTCCGCGGTGGGCCAAGAGTAAGGATGGCCCCCTCCGCTCTGCTCCTCATTCCAGACCCCTCCCAGCTCCCGAGGGGCGGCCCGGGTCTCAGGCCGCAGGCTGAGCCCGGCACCCTGGAACCCGGGTGCATGATGGGAGGTGTAGTTCCGAAGGGAAATTTTGCTCTCTTGCCCCACTCGTCGCTATGGTGACAGGAAAGCCGTGATTGACGCCTGTGGGAGTCTTATCTAAAGTTAAGTCGGATGGAAAAGGCACTCAGACCCCATTTCCGCCTTCAACCCTCTCACTTCCTTGGCAGATGGGCCTGGAATACAAGCCACTCACTCAGACCCTGTCCAGCAGATACTTTATTGACTATTGTGGCCCATTAAATGCAGGCCAATGGCAATGAGCTGGGGGGAGAAAAAAGTTAAGACCAGTCTAGTTACTCTAGACTCTGGAGTTTTAAAGGGTAGTTAAAACATCCCCAAGAATGTTCAGGATAACGATGGATGGGAgagttgtttttgtgtgtgtacagcttgagggatctcagttcctggcCAGGAATTGAACACCAGCCTCCCACAGTGAAAGCCAGAATTCTAACTactaggtcaccagggaagcccccctcccccGACGACTTTCTgtaagaggaggaaatgacattttGGATGAAAACTAAAGACATGATGGGATTTCAACGACTGGAGACAGAGAAACAGCATGAGCAAAGACCCAGAAGCTGGAGAGCACCTGGCCAGTGTTTAAGGGAAAAGAGACAAAGCTGGAAGTGCCGCTGAGCAGACTGGGAAAGGCTTTACATGCCACACTGAGGCATGTCTGTTTCCTGCGGCCCCTGTGCAGGTTTTATCAGGAACAGGAGAAATATTGCGTTCATTTAAGATATAGGAAGACATGAGAATGGCCCTTTGACTGCTTTGGGAGACAAAATTGAGAAGGCTGCTTCTCCTTACTCCCTCCCAGGATTATGATTACCTGGAGGCATCTACTGTATGTCTGGTTTTTGGGGTAAGGTAGCTTACTGAGAAACAGTGGTTCTTGTCAACTCCTGGCTTCCCTCCTATGATGGGTGAGAAGGGCTAGGTTCTTTACACTTATCCTTTCCCCAGCATGTTTTTGGAAACACGTGACTCATGGGAGGTACCATGGAGAGGACACTGGTTTACAGACATGGCATCTTGAACCTGGCATGTTTTGAATGTTTATCTGCATCCCCCCCAACCCGATGACAGGAACCAGTGTGCAGGGAAGAGAGGGACCCCAGCCCCTAACTCCTTTCATTGGCCTGCTTTTCATCTGTCCtttgcttttaagttttgttGCTCAAAGAAAGTAGACTTAATCTCTTCCTTGAGTTATAGGGTCCAAATCCAGTAGGGCAGAGGCAGcagtttaaagagaaagaaagattggACTCCAAAGTCAGTCACACCTGGAGTCAACTCCAGTCTTCATTTCATTGGTGTTTGGTGTTGGGAAAGCTATTCCACCTCCTgaaatctgttttgtctttagtAAAATGTGGACTGCCTCACAGATAAGTGTGAAGATTCAGTGACAAACTGTCACATCCTAGAATTCAAAATGTtagtttctttctccttccttttgtcCTGTGAactctaggattttttttttttccttctattaataGAAGTAGGCTGTAGCAGTTAGTATGGGCTCTGGAGTCTGAGCATcaggatttgaatcctggctggGTCATTTACTGGCCATGTGCCCTTGGGCCAGTGAATTGTTTGTGCCCTGGTTTCTGGTgccagggtaaagaatctgcctgctgatgcaggagatacaagagatataggttcgatccctgggttggaaagatcccgtgaaggaggaaatggcaacccactccagtattcttgcctggaaaatcccatggacagaggagcctggtgggctatagtccatggagtctctaagaatcagacaggactgaacataCATGCAGGCCTTCCTAACTGTAAAATGAGACTAGTTGTggggattaaataagttaatatacgTTAAAGTGCTTGGTACTGTCCCTAAGCACTCATTAAGTTTCAGCAGTTATTAGAACATAACAGAGTTTATGTGAGCTGATAAACTGAAAATAAGGATGGGAAACCAGGCCCTCTCTCCACCCTACCCGCACCCAACTCTGGGGACTATGTGACCGCGTGAAAGAGACAGAAGCTCCGGTGACTCAGAGTAATTGCTGCGGCAGACAATGTTCTATAGTGCCCAACTGGAAGGGAGGGGAATTAATAAGGCAAGAAGAAAGGagttaaagtaagaaaaaaagagagagagagaggtctcTGGTGGTTCTGGAAAGCTCGTAGAAGCCATGGCTTGCTCTATAGCTGAtttaaatctatatatatatagtaataataacaaaacaCATATATGTTTCTGTagacagaagaaagaggaggagaactCGGGAAAGTGTTTAAGATGCTCTTTGCGGCACCGGCTTGGACCTGGAGCCACAGTCAAGCAGGTGGCCAGCACCGCAGTCCGCCTGTCATAGGTCCCGCCTACAGTCTAGTGAAGCAGGCAGACACCAAGCTCtagggcgggcgggcgggggcgggggcgggggcagccGGACTACAACTCCCGGCGTACTCCGCGACGGGCGGGCCGCTGCACCTGCTCAGTGGGGCCGCCCCGGGCGCCTGGGTATTGATTATTCCATTGTGTGGGACGCCTCGGCTCCAGCCACTGAATGAGGCGGAGGAGTGagggcgaggaggaggaggaggaggaggaggaggaggagggcgagcaggaggaggaggaggcagggagcgAGCGAGTGCCCAGGGTGAATCAATGGAAACCCCCTCACGAAGCCGGGAAAACACTTCAGCCGCAGCCAAATAGCATTGATTATTTTCCTTCACTTCCCTCACCGccgtgaatttatttatttattttttccatctccGTCCCCGACGCCCCGGAGTGAgcgctggagggagggaggaggaggggaaaaaaaggaatcaacACATCGGAGAAGTCCCTTCCAAgagccaccccctcccctccccgcctcgCGCTGCTCGGCGGCCGCGGTTCGACTCCCGTCCCTGCTTCCAGCTGAGGTGTAAGTGCATCGATTTCCGATGCTGCTGGGTtggttggtgttttttttttttttctctcctctccctctcttcccttccttgcTCTTTGGAAGCTTGAGACGGAGGGGAGAGGAGGCGCTCGGAGACTGCCGTTGGAGGGCACAGAGAGGGACCGAaagggactgggggaggggacCCAGACCGACGGACGGACAGACCGAGAGCCTGAGGAGAAGGAGAGACAGGGTTgcgagagggaaggagagggcctGCGAGAGGGCGAAGAGAGAGATGCCGGggtggaggcagaggaggggaaCGGAAAGGCATCGAAGCTGGACTAGGAGCCAGCCGGACGGAGGGAGGGTAACGAGAGGCTAGACGGGTCGCGCCGAGCAGCACGGGGAGCGGGGGTCCCGGAGGGAAGAGGAGGCCGGGTGACTATGGGGGCTCGGAGCTGTCAGTCTGGAGGGGCCTGAGTCTCGGCGGCCCCCCGCCGGCCTCAGGATGGGTGAGGAACGGCGGCTAGCAGGCGGGCTGATGGATGGGAAAGCTCGCCAcgggtgggagggtgggaggggaggtgggtaCCCTTAATCTTTGATTTTTAGGCTTTGCCTGAAGTTGAGTTGTCTGTTGCTTTTCGGTTTTCGAAAGGTGCTACTAGTAGGTGAGGGGAGGCCACCGCTCCTATTCAAGGTGAAGTGTGCCTCTCTTGGCCCCCAACTCTCCATCCGCTCTTGTCTGTCCCTCTCTCTGAATAGCTCTATCATTGAGCACTGGACCACGCTGCGCCTGTTGCCCTGCCGATCACTGTCCGTGTCCCTACCTCTGAATTTTGCCATTCTCATTCATTCTCCCCACCCATCCATCTCTGGGTCTGGGTCTGTCTGTGTGTCACTGTCTCCGGATGTGACTTCCTATCCGGGCGATCCTCTCGCTGTGTGTTCTTGTCTCTGTGTGTCACACCTTGGCTGCCTAACTGGTTTACCCATCTAGGACTCCGTGCCCTTTCCTTCAGGGTCTGAATGGATATCTCTGGCCTTTTCAGGCTGCCTTGGAGTTTGCTTATCAGTCATGATTGATGACTGTGGTAGTCACTGGTCAGGGGCCTGGAAGAGTGGAGGGATAGGTGTATCTCCCTCAAGGATTTAAGTGCCCTTTCCGCACAGCCAGGCCGGCCTCGTCTTCCGGCTTCACCCAGGGAACTTTGGGACTTCCTAGCATTGTTAACCGTCCCCTTTGCCATGTGCTTGTGTCCCCCATCAGGACCTCACCGCTGGTGTCCTGCGTGTCATCTGCCTCTCCAGGAGCTTCCCACCACATAGCTcttcatcactgacttgattttcctcccttccctcactttaccattatatatttttttcatttccctgttTTGTTTCACCTCCTTTTTTCCCCATCGCCATCTCTAATGATCTCCTTTGCCTATTCTTCACCTTTGTTCCTGTAATCTgccctcttcctcccttttctgtTTGGTCACCCTGTTTCTTGTATTTCTTACCCTCTCACTCAGCATTTTAACTGCAGCAGCAGAAGATACCAGGGAGCAAAGGGGCTGGAAGAGTTGGGGAGTATGGTTTGTGAAGGCACATAAACAGGCCAAGAAATCAAGTTAATGGGCTTCCAGGGGCATATCACCCCTTCATCAGTCAGAGCCATTATGTTTCATTCACTGTCAACTTTGATTTTGTAAGGGGACATTCTGTGGGACTCAGAGCTCCACGCTGCTTGGTTGCCCCTTGTCCTCCGGTTCATTCTAGACCCTGGTggctttttctctactttctaatTTGTCTTCTTCCTGGGTCTTTGATCTTATCATATTTGGATTCAGTTTGCTTCTTCAGGAAGCAGTTTTCATCCATGTGACAGAAGCTATCTTATGCAAAGGGCCAGAAAGGTGGATAAAGAGTGGGAGAGTTTACCTTGTTTTAAGCTCCTCATTGTTTTTCCAGACTTCAGAGGCTTGAAGGGTAAGAGGAGGAGGTAGACATGGGCAGAAGACGGAAGATTTCAGAGGTGAACAGCgacagaaaggaagaggagagaaataaaTGCACAGGGTAGAGAAATGCATGATGTGAGGAACATgcgaaggaagagaagaaaattcatgcaggatgggggcaggggaggaatcAAGGGGTGATTCATGAAAAATTGggagaatgaaacaaaaaatgagt comes from the Budorcas taxicolor isolate Tak-1 chromosome 10, Takin1.1, whole genome shotgun sequence genome and includes:
- the THTPA gene encoding thiamine-triphosphatase isoform X2, giving the protein MAQGLIEVERKFVPGPGTEERLQELGGTLEHRVTFRDSYYDTPELSLMRADYWLRQREGSGWELKCPGAASVSGPHTEYTELTAEPSIVVQLCEVLGAVVPGAGGVAAVLGPLGLQLVASFVTKRSAWKLVLSGADGEERLLRVDLDTADFGYAVGEVEALVDKEAEVPAALEKIHHLSSLLGVLAQEKAPAKLIVYLQRFRPQDYQRLLEVYGSKEQP
- the THTPA gene encoding thiamine-triphosphatase isoform X1 yields the protein MAQGLIEVERKFVPGPGTEERLQELGGTLEHRVTFRDSYYDTPELSLMRADYWLRQREGSGWELKCPGAASVSGPHTEYTELTAEPSIVVQLCEVLGAVVPGAGGVAAVLGPLGLQLVASFVTKRSAWKLVLSGADGEERLLRVDLDTADFGYAVGEVEALVDKEAEVPAALEKIHHLSSLLGEGDTLFCTSFVLLSVPTGPIVRGRLEAISLRGIIIAVF